One window of the Methylocystis parvus OBBP genome contains the following:
- the recF gene encoding DNA replication/repair protein RecF (All proteins in this family for which functions are known are DNA-binding proteins that assist the filamentation of RecA onto DNA for the initiation of recombination or recombinational repair.), translating into MNPPAPLVRRLILSDYRSYASTRCEFDARLVALSGENGAGKTNVLEALSLFSPGRGLRRAELAECARRDGAGGFAVSLELESDGASTQLGHGLTQEGERQFRIERAPVSSARAFADHLRVLWLTPAMDGLFNGPAGERRRFLDRLALGVDADHGARVNKLERALRNRNRLLEEGVSDKRWLDAAEQEIAALGVAVAAARRETVSRLSALIVAGESVFPWADISIEGEIENMLAEAPALAVEERFRETLSQTRRRDAAAGRTLTGPQTSDLAVRHGPKGEAARDCSTGEQKALLMGLTLAHARLVAKMTVKAPLLLLDEVAAHFDPKRREALFHELEALGGQIWMTGADPFLFASLEGRAEMLHVTPGRIERRG; encoded by the coding sequence ATGAACCCGCCCGCGCCGCTTGTGCGGCGTCTGATCCTTTCCGACTATCGTTCTTATGCGTCGACGCGCTGCGAGTTCGATGCGCGGCTTGTCGCGCTTTCGGGCGAGAACGGCGCGGGCAAGACCAATGTGCTGGAGGCGCTGTCGCTCTTTTCGCCGGGCCGGGGGCTCAGGCGCGCCGAACTCGCCGAATGCGCGCGTCGCGACGGCGCCGGAGGCTTCGCCGTTTCCCTAGAGTTGGAGAGCGACGGCGCCTCGACGCAGCTCGGCCACGGCCTGACGCAAGAGGGCGAGCGCCAGTTCCGCATCGAGCGCGCGCCCGTCTCCTCCGCCCGCGCCTTCGCCGACCATCTGCGCGTTCTATGGCTGACGCCCGCCATGGACGGGCTGTTCAACGGCCCCGCCGGCGAACGCCGCCGCTTTCTGGATCGTCTCGCGCTTGGCGTCGACGCCGATCACGGCGCGCGCGTCAACAAGCTCGAACGCGCGTTGCGCAATCGCAATCGCCTGCTCGAGGAGGGCGTTTCCGACAAACGCTGGCTCGACGCCGCCGAACAGGAAATCGCCGCGCTCGGCGTCGCCGTCGCGGCGGCGCGGCGCGAGACCGTTTCGCGGCTCTCCGCGCTCATCGTCGCCGGCGAAAGCGTCTTTCCCTGGGCCGACATTTCGATCGAGGGCGAGATCGAGAACATGCTGGCCGAAGCGCCAGCCCTCGCCGTGGAAGAGCGCTTTCGCGAAACGCTCAGCCAGACGCGGCGGCGCGACGCGGCGGCCGGCCGCACGCTGACCGGCCCGCAGACGAGCGACCTCGCCGTGCGCCATGGCCCCAAGGGCGAAGCCGCGCGCGACTGCTCGACCGGCGAACAGAAGGCGCTGCTGATGGGCCTGACGCTGGCGCATGCGCGGCTCGTCGCAAAGATGACGGTAAAGGCGCCCCTATTGCTGCTCGACGAAGTCGCAGCGCATTTCGATCCGAAGCGGCGCGAGGCGCTGTTTCACGAACTTGAAGCGCTTGGCGGGCAGATATGGATGACGGGCGCCGACCCGTTTCTTTTCGCGTCGCTGGAGGGGCGCGCGGAAATGCTGCATGTGACGCCGGGGCGGATCGAGAGACGGGGGTGA
- a CDS encoding DUF3124 domain-containing protein translates to MQTTSRLLALGLLLALPSAARARDKEASAVNMPAGAAASAPEQKLANKGRTFVPLHSTLIGHGGVTRLNFSGTLSIHNASGTNVLAIDRIDYRSGAGDVVETYVSEPLYLKPYASMQIAVAQDDVRAGVGASFTVDWSTPAGSDDPVVEAAMASFVGTHSYSFLSSGRRVARPQ, encoded by the coding sequence ATGCAGACGACTTCACGCCTTCTGGCGCTCGGCCTTCTCCTCGCTCTGCCTTCTGCCGCTCGCGCGCGCGACAAGGAGGCCTCCGCCGTCAACATGCCCGCCGGCGCCGCGGCCTCTGCGCCGGAACAGAAACTCGCCAATAAAGGCCGCACCTTCGTGCCGCTGCATTCGACTCTGATCGGCCATGGCGGCGTCACGCGGCTGAATTTCTCGGGCACGCTCTCGATCCACAACGCGTCCGGAACCAATGTGCTCGCCATCGACCGGATCGACTATCGCAGCGGCGCCGGCGACGTCGTCGAAACCTATGTCTCGGAGCCCCTCTATCTGAAGCCCTACGCTTCGATGCAGATCGCGGTCGCGCAGGATGACGTCAGAGCGGGCGTCGGCGCGAGCTTCACGGTGGACTGGTCGACGCCTGCGGGGTCCGACGATCCGGTCGTCGAAGCCGCGATGGCCTCCTTCGTCGGCACCCACAGCTACAGCTTTCTCTCGTCGGGACGCCGGGTCGCGCGTCCGCAATGA